In Sphingobium sp. Z007, one DNA window encodes the following:
- a CDS encoding amino acid permease yields MIFGRVKSLDAILATAEKKSLHRSLGAFQLTMLGIGAVIGTGIFVLTAEAAQKAGPGMMLSFVIAGFVCAVAALCYAEMAAMVPVSGSAYTYSYAVMGELIAWMVGWALILEYAVAAGAVSVGWSGYVVGLIEHTFHMDIPDLLTRGPFDGGVVNLPAMLIAGLVTWLLVIGTKESASVNAVLVLIKVAALTMFIVLALPVINMENFTPFAPLGFSGISAAAASIFFAYVGFDAVSTAAEETKNPQRNMPIGLIGSLGICTIFYMLVAAGVIGTVGAQPVAGPAGEILAPGSTALSQQCAALAAAGTEAVTCSKEALAWTLREIGWPQIGNLLGLAAGLALPSVILMMMFGQTRIFFVMSRDGLLPAMFSKVHPTYKTPYVITILTGIFVALFAAFFPVGILADISNSGTLFAFAAVSIAVLQLRKTDPSRKRPFRTPAIMVTAPIAILGCLYLFWSLGVETKLMFVGWAAIGLLVYFGYSRSRSHVGRGVVDVAEDDANIPPQPVPPMPGAPTPGGKDA; encoded by the coding sequence ATGATTTTCGGGCGCGTTAAGTCTCTCGACGCCATATTGGCGACGGCCGAGAAGAAATCGCTGCACCGGTCGCTGGGCGCGTTCCAGCTGACCATGTTGGGCATCGGCGCCGTCATCGGCACCGGCATCTTCGTCCTGACGGCGGAGGCCGCGCAAAAGGCGGGGCCGGGCATGATGCTCTCCTTCGTCATCGCCGGCTTCGTCTGCGCGGTCGCCGCGCTCTGCTACGCCGAAATGGCCGCCATGGTGCCGGTATCGGGTTCGGCTTACACCTACAGCTATGCGGTCATGGGCGAACTCATCGCCTGGATGGTCGGCTGGGCCCTGATCCTGGAATATGCGGTCGCGGCCGGCGCGGTGTCGGTCGGCTGGTCTGGCTATGTCGTGGGCCTCATTGAACATACATTCCATATGGACATACCCGATCTGCTGACCCGCGGGCCGTTCGACGGCGGCGTGGTCAATCTGCCCGCCATGCTGATCGCGGGCCTTGTCACCTGGCTGCTGGTCATCGGCACGAAGGAAAGCGCGTCCGTCAACGCCGTGCTGGTGCTGATCAAGGTCGCGGCGCTCACGATGTTCATCGTCCTCGCCCTGCCGGTCATCAATATGGAAAACTTCACCCCCTTCGCCCCGCTCGGCTTTTCGGGCATTTCGGCCGCCGCCGCCTCGATCTTCTTTGCTTATGTGGGCTTCGACGCTGTCTCCACCGCCGCTGAAGAAACCAAGAACCCCCAGCGCAACATGCCGATCGGCCTGATCGGTTCGCTCGGCATCTGCACCATCTTCTACATGCTGGTCGCCGCCGGCGTCATCGGCACCGTCGGCGCGCAGCCGGTCGCAGGCCCGGCGGGCGAAATTCTGGCTCCCGGTTCGACCGCCCTGTCACAGCAATGCGCCGCGCTCGCCGCGGCCGGCACCGAAGCCGTCACCTGCTCGAAGGAAGCGCTGGCCTGGACCCTGCGTGAAATCGGCTGGCCCCAGATCGGCAACCTGCTCGGCCTCGCCGCCGGCCTGGCGCTCCCCTCGGTCATCCTGATGATGATGTTCGGCCAGACCCGCATCTTCTTCGTCATGAGCCGCGATGGCCTGCTGCCTGCGATGTTCTCGAAGGTCCATCCCACCTACAAGACGCCCTATGTCATCACCATCCTGACCGGCATCTTCGTGGCGCTGTTCGCCGCCTTCTTCCCGGTCGGCATCCTGGCGGACATCTCCAACTCCGGCACGCTCTTCGCCTTCGCCGCCGTGTCGATCGCCGTGCTGCAACTGCGCAAGACCGACCCCAGCCGCAAGCGGCCGTTCCGCACGCCTGCAATCATGGTGACCGCGCCGATTGCGATCCTGGGCTGCCTCTATCTCTTCTGGAGCCTGGGCGTCGAAACCAAGCTTATGTTCGTCGGCTGGGCGGCGATCGGCCTGCTGGTCTATTTCGGTTACAGCCGCAGCCGCAGCCATGTCGGACGCGGCGTCGTGGACGTGGCGGAGGATGATGCGAACATCCCGCCCCAGCCGGTGCCGCCGATGCCCGGCGCACCCACGCCAGGCGGCAAGGACGCCTGA
- a CDS encoding multidrug effflux MFS transporter codes for MSPVPPASPAPARKDIQFREFVLLCACLMAMNALSIDPMLPALPEIGRDLAIAHPNDRQLIISVYFLGLGFGSLLFGVLSDRYGRKRVLGWAMALFILSSIACASAQSFTMMLVGRASAGFFAGASRVITVGIVRDRFKGDAMARVMSLIFAVFMLIPVMAPSFGQAILWIAPWRWIFWALVILASMVLIWMTVRLPETLLPENRMRITVRSLMQTVGMVMRTRSSIGYMLASGVVMGGLIGFILSVQQIFFDVFQAQHIFPIAFAAIAGCMGIGSLINSRLVQRFGARRMSQSALIAFILIAAIHLTVILAGMETLVTFMVLQAMTMMTVSFTASNFSAISMEPFHKGAGVASSFQAFLTTALSSALGSVVGLSFDGTTLPFTTGLLVFGIGSFLIVIWAERGKLFTRPHHGGLRDVEIDFH; via the coding sequence ATGAGTCCCGTCCCCCCTGCTTCGCCCGCCCCAGCGCGCAAGGACATCCAGTTCCGCGAATTCGTGCTGCTATGCGCCTGCCTGATGGCGATGAACGCGCTGTCGATCGACCCGATGTTGCCAGCGCTGCCGGAAATCGGGCGTGATCTGGCCATAGCGCATCCCAATGACCGGCAGCTTATCATCAGCGTCTATTTTCTGGGGCTGGGCTTTGGATCGTTGCTCTTTGGCGTCCTGTCGGACCGTTATGGGCGCAAAAGGGTGCTGGGCTGGGCGATGGCGCTGTTCATCCTTTCCTCCATCGCCTGCGCCAGTGCGCAAAGTTTCACCATGATGCTGGTGGGTCGGGCCAGCGCCGGATTCTTCGCTGGGGCGAGCCGGGTGATTACCGTCGGCATCGTGCGCGACCGGTTCAAGGGCGACGCGATGGCGCGGGTGATGTCGCTGATCTTCGCGGTATTCATGCTGATCCCGGTGATGGCGCCCAGTTTCGGCCAGGCGATATTGTGGATCGCGCCGTGGCGCTGGATCTTCTGGGCGCTGGTGATCCTGGCCAGCATGGTTCTGATCTGGATGACGGTTCGCCTGCCCGAAACGCTGCTGCCGGAAAACCGGATGCGGATCACGGTGCGATCGCTGATGCAGACCGTGGGCATGGTGATGCGCACGCGCAGTTCGATCGGCTATATGCTGGCGAGCGGCGTGGTGATGGGCGGCCTGATCGGCTTCATCCTGTCGGTCCAGCAGATATTCTTCGACGTGTTCCAGGCCCAGCATATCTTCCCGATCGCCTTTGCCGCGATCGCCGGGTGCATGGGCATCGGCAGCCTGATCAACAGCCGGCTGGTGCAGCGATTCGGCGCGCGGCGGATGAGCCAGAGCGCGCTGATCGCCTTCATCCTGATCGCCGCGATCCATCTGACCGTGATACTCGCGGGCATGGAGACGCTGGTCACCTTCATGGTGCTGCAGGCGATGACGATGATGACGGTATCCTTCACAGCGTCCAATTTCAGCGCGATTTCGATGGAGCCGTTCCACAAGGGGGCCGGCGTCGCCTCCTCCTTCCAGGCGTTTCTGACGACGGCGCTGTCGAGTGCGCTGGGCAGTGTCGTTGGACTCTCCTTCGACGGCACCACCCTGCCCTTCACCACCGGATTGCTGGTGTTTGGCATCGGGTCGTTCCTGATCGTGATCTGGGCCGAACGCGGCAAGCTGTTCACCCGGCCCCATCATGGCGGGCTGCGCGATGTGGAAATCGACTTTCATTGA
- a CDS encoding GNAT family N-acetyltransferase, translating to MTEVVARVASGVADFDREQWDACAGCDNPFISWDFLFALERSGSVGEGTGWQPLPIVVDGPDGRIAAAAPAYGKSHSQGEYVFDHSWADAWERAGGRYYPKIQIAAPFSPVPGPRLLLRDDTMAPALIAGIETLVERNGLSSAHATFVAPQQVPLFEAAGWLIREDSQFHWTNRGYGGFTDFLADLSSEKRKNIRKERARAVEGLEIVHLTGRDLTEAHWDIFWEFYQDTGARKWGQPYLTRAFFSILGETMGERTLLILALRDGRAIAGALNLIGADTLYGRYWGCVEDVPNLHFELCYYQAIDAAIARGLHKVEAGAQGGHKLARGYAPEPTFSAHYIPNAGFRRAIADFLTAERAGVQQDRMWLAERTPFRKGA from the coding sequence ATGACTGAAGTCGTGGCGCGGGTCGCATCGGGGGTTGCGGATTTTGATCGGGAGCAGTGGGATGCTTGCGCAGGATGTGATAACCCATTCATATCTTGGGATTTTCTTTTCGCCCTGGAGCGATCCGGCAGCGTCGGCGAAGGCACTGGCTGGCAACCGCTGCCGATCGTGGTGGACGGACCGGACGGCCGCATCGCGGCGGCCGCGCCGGCCTATGGCAAGAGCCACAGCCAGGGCGAATATGTGTTCGACCATAGTTGGGCCGACGCTTGGGAGCGAGCGGGCGGGCGTTATTATCCCAAGATCCAGATCGCCGCGCCTTTCTCCCCTGTCCCTGGCCCCCGCCTGCTGCTGCGCGACGACACTATGGCCCCCGCCCTGATCGCGGGGATCGAGACGCTGGTGGAGCGCAACGGCCTGTCGTCGGCCCATGCGACGTTCGTCGCGCCGCAGCAGGTGCCGCTGTTCGAGGCGGCGGGCTGGCTGATCCGGGAGGACAGCCAGTTTCACTGGACCAATCGCGGCTATGGCGGCTTTACTGACTTCCTGGCCGACCTGTCGAGCGAGAAGCGCAAGAATATCCGCAAGGAACGGGCGCGCGCGGTCGAGGGGCTGGAGATCGTCCATCTGACCGGCCGCGACCTGACAGAGGCGCATTGGGATATTTTCTGGGAATTTTACCAGGATACCGGCGCGCGCAAATGGGGGCAGCCCTATCTGACCCGCGCCTTCTTCTCGATCCTGGGCGAGACGATGGGCGAGCGGACGCTGCTGATCCTGGCGTTGCGCGACGGGCGGGCGATCGCGGGCGCGCTCAACCTGATCGGCGCGGATACGCTGTACGGGCGCTATTGGGGTTGCGTCGAAGACGTGCCCAACCTGCATTTCGAGCTATGCTATTATCAGGCGATCGACGCGGCGATCGCGCGCGGACTCCACAAGGTGGAAGCGGGCGCGCAAGGTGGGCACAAGTTGGCGCGGGGCTATGCGCCCGAACCTACCTTTTCCGCGCACTATATCCCCAACGCGGGTTTCCGCCGGGCTATCGCCGATTTCCTGACGGCCGAACGCGCGGGCGTTCAGCAGGACCGGATGTGGCTGGCCGAACGGACGCCGTTCAGAAAGGGCGCCTGA
- a CDS encoding glycerophosphodiester phosphodiesterase family protein has product MAAFDAAIAAGYGIECDVWASRDGVAFVFHDATLMRMAGRDEAVAALDAVALDRLTLPDGGAIPRLSALLARCEGQVPLLVEIKAEGRHVRRVCAAVARDLAAWPDAAVAVMSFNPWAIRWFVRQGVGQLYGLVVTQQGKGRIRGGIERALALWLSKPDFLACDIRDLPSRLSRRFRARGLPVLTWTVRSAADRARAAAHADQIIFDHAHD; this is encoded by the coding sequence ATGGCAGCGTTCGATGCCGCCATCGCCGCAGGCTATGGCATCGAATGTGATGTCTGGGCGAGCCGGGATGGCGTCGCCTTTGTCTTTCACGATGCGACATTGATGCGGATGGCGGGGCGGGACGAAGCGGTCGCGGCGCTGGATGCCGTGGCGCTTGACCGTCTCACCCTGCCCGATGGCGGCGCGATCCCGCGCCTGTCAGCGCTGCTGGCGCGGTGCGAGGGCCAAGTGCCGTTGCTGGTCGAGATCAAGGCGGAGGGGCGGCATGTCCGGCGCGTCTGCGCAGCGGTGGCGCGCGACCTGGCTGCATGGCCCGATGCAGCGGTCGCGGTCATGTCGTTCAATCCGTGGGCGATACGCTGGTTCGTGCGACAGGGAGTTGGACAGTTGTACGGCCTTGTCGTGACGCAGCAGGGCAAGGGGCGGATTCGCGGCGGCATCGAACGCGCCCTTGCGCTTTGGCTGTCGAAACCCGATTTTCTGGCCTGTGATATACGCGACCTGCCTTCCCGCCTGTCCCGCCGCTTTCGCGCAAGAGGACTGCCCGTGCTGACATGGACCGTGCGCAGCGCCGCCGATCGCGCGCGGGCCGCCGCCCATGCCGACCAGATCATCTTCGATCATGCCCATGACTGA
- a CDS encoding RidA family protein: MSIDARLTELGITLPQAAAPVAAYVAAVEAGGLLHISGQIALAPDGLMTGRLGEDRDLDYGVAAARVCGLNLIAQMKSALGSLDRVERIVKLGAFIASAPTFTDQPKVANGASELMVEVFGEAGKHARSAVGVPVLPLGAVVEIDAVVLVKAQA, encoded by the coding sequence ATGAGCATAGACGCCCGCCTGACCGAACTGGGGATTACGCTGCCCCAAGCCGCCGCCCCTGTCGCCGCCTATGTCGCGGCGGTCGAAGCGGGCGGCCTGCTGCATATTTCCGGCCAGATCGCGCTGGCCCCCGACGGGCTGATGACCGGTCGGCTGGGTGAAGACCGCGACCTGGACTATGGCGTCGCCGCCGCCCGCGTCTGCGGGCTGAACCTCATCGCCCAGATGAAGTCGGCGCTGGGATCGCTCGACCGGGTTGAGCGGATCGTGAAGCTGGGCGCGTTCATCGCCAGCGCGCCGACCTTCACCGACCAGCCCAAGGTCGCCAATGGCGCGTCGGAACTGATGGTCGAAGTGTTCGGCGAAGCGGGCAAACATGCGCGCAGCGCGGTCGGCGTGCCAGTGCTGCCGCTGGGCGCGGTGGTCGAGATCGACGCGGTCGTGCTTGTCAAAGCGCAGGCTTGA
- a CDS encoding DUF3572 domain-containing protein — protein sequence MRPDTDNGKPDSSSDSATLGLMALVWTLGDGQRADRLLALTGLDVDTLRAGIDDPAILSAVLAFLADHEPDLIACAQAIDTTPAALIAAQERLNP from the coding sequence ATGCGACCGGATACAGATAATGGCAAGCCGGACAGCAGTTCCGATTCCGCCACTTTGGGGCTGATGGCGCTGGTGTGGACGCTGGGCGATGGACAGCGGGCGGACCGGTTGCTGGCGCTGACGGGCCTCGACGTCGATACGTTGCGCGCCGGCATCGATGATCCCGCCATATTGAGCGCAGTGCTGGCCTTTCTGGCCGATCATGAGCCGGACCTGATCGCCTGCGCGCAGGCGATCGACACCACACCCGCCGCGCTGATCGCGGCGCAGGAGAGATTGAACCCATGA
- a CDS encoding response regulator, with protein sequence MAKRVLVVEDNELNLKLFCDLLRAHGHEVLPLRDGRDVLAQAQAFLPDLVITDIHLPHVSGLDLIVSLKADDRLSAVPIMAVTAYAGHGDEDRIRAAGAQAYVSKPISVLRFVEQVNALL encoded by the coding sequence GTGGCAAAGCGCGTGCTCGTTGTCGAGGACAACGAACTCAATCTCAAACTTTTTTGCGACCTGCTGCGCGCGCACGGGCATGAGGTGTTGCCGCTGCGCGACGGCCGCGACGTGCTGGCGCAGGCGCAGGCCTTCCTGCCCGACCTTGTCATCACCGACATCCATCTGCCCCATGTCAGCGGCCTCGACCTGATCGTCTCGCTCAAGGCTGATGATCGCCTGTCCGCCGTCCCGATCATGGCGGTCACCGCCTATGCCGGGCATGGCGACGAAGATCGGATTCGCGCCGCGGGCGCCCAGGCCTATGTGTCGAAGCCGATCTCCGTGTTGCGCTTCGTCGAGCAGGTGAACGCCCTGCTGTAA
- a CDS encoding PhoX family phosphatase, with the protein MSHLTDEARAPYRAAQPTIDMGDQSLEAIIAANPGRRSVLKNGLLGLSILPMLGTLAACGDDDDDSSTPTPTPTPPPTPAPSYSISFAPVAANMNDTVTVPNGYTVDVLLKAGDSVETGTPYSGSFPTAAVAEKWAGGNHDGMEYYELSGTDANGGGLLAINFELPDFNILFANGQPDPVTATAEQRAIALSAVGVGVVEIAKGADGKWGVKAGSKYNKRYTGNSIYRASGRAAGLLSTSIKGTLNNCSSGRTPWGTYLTCEESTENYLDPSQPEENYGWVVEIDPYQELDAATKRTELGRFDHENTAYMADSNSRVAFYMGHDGTPGCIYKFVCDRAFSSSNRAQNRDMLDHGTLYVARFNADGTGEWRALVQGQNGLVVGATDPGNVSQSVTPPAPVKVDFNNQADVLINTISAARVAGGTVMDRPEWITVAPDNSAVFVTLTNNSSRRVTDAANPRTVNRHGHIIKFKEEGNSPLAMKFSWEIFLLAGDPKLAGFGDKLEGNINGDTFSSPDGIRIDPKGRLWVQTDHSVPGSSGDPARTIEDIFGQNAMFYIDQTTKKSSRFLVGPKGCEITGLAYTPDLKTFFVNIQHPTGNWPVSGQQPRSSTIVVRRTDSQPVGN; encoded by the coding sequence ATGTCTCATCTGACCGACGAGGCGCGCGCGCCATATCGCGCCGCGCAGCCCACCATCGATATGGGCGACCAGAGCCTGGAGGCGATCATCGCCGCCAATCCGGGCCGCCGCTCCGTGCTGAAGAACGGCCTGCTCGGCCTGTCGATCCTGCCTATGCTCGGCACGCTGGCCGCCTGTGGCGACGACGATGACGATTCGAGCACGCCCACCCCTACGCCGACCCCCCCGCCCACCCCGGCGCCCAGCTACAGCATCAGCTTCGCGCCTGTCGCCGCCAACATGAACGACACCGTGACCGTGCCCAACGGCTATACCGTCGATGTTCTGCTCAAGGCTGGCGACTCGGTCGAAACCGGCACCCCTTATTCGGGCAGCTTCCCGACGGCGGCCGTTGCCGAAAAATGGGCCGGCGGCAACCATGACGGCATGGAATATTATGAACTGTCCGGGACCGACGCGAATGGCGGCGGTCTGCTGGCGATCAATTTCGAACTGCCCGACTTTAACATCCTGTTCGCCAACGGTCAGCCCGATCCTGTCACCGCGACGGCCGAACAGCGTGCCATCGCCCTTTCGGCCGTGGGCGTTGGCGTCGTCGAAATCGCCAAGGGTGCCGACGGCAAGTGGGGCGTCAAGGCCGGTTCTAAATATAACAAGCGCTACACCGGCAACAGCATCTACCGCGCCAGCGGCCGCGCCGCCGGCCTGCTCTCGACGTCGATCAAGGGCACGCTGAACAATTGCTCGTCGGGCCGGACCCCCTGGGGCACCTATCTGACCTGTGAGGAATCGACCGAAAACTATCTCGATCCGTCGCAGCCTGAAGAAAATTACGGCTGGGTGGTCGAAATCGACCCCTATCAGGAACTGGACGCTGCGACCAAGCGCACCGAGCTTGGCCGTTTCGACCATGAAAACACCGCCTATATGGCTGACAGCAACAGCCGCGTCGCTTTCTACATGGGCCATGACGGTACGCCGGGCTGCATATACAAATTCGTCTGCGACCGTGCTTTCAGCAGTAGCAACCGCGCCCAGAACCGCGACATGCTCGACCATGGCACCCTCTATGTCGCGCGCTTCAACGCGGATGGCACCGGGGAATGGCGCGCTCTGGTGCAGGGTCAGAACGGCCTTGTCGTCGGTGCGACCGATCCCGGCAATGTCAGCCAGAGCGTGACCCCGCCCGCCCCCGTAAAGGTCGACTTCAACAACCAGGCGGACGTATTGATCAACACCATCTCGGCCGCCCGCGTCGCTGGCGGCACGGTCATGGACCGTCCAGAATGGATCACGGTCGCGCCTGATAACAGCGCCGTCTTCGTGACGCTGACCAACAACAGCAGCCGCCGCGTTACAGACGCCGCCAACCCGCGCACGGTCAACCGCCACGGCCACATCATCAAGTTCAAGGAAGAGGGCAATTCGCCGCTCGCCATGAAGTTCAGCTGGGAAATCTTCCTGCTGGCGGGTGATCCGAAACTGGCCGGCTTTGGCGACAAGCTGGAAGGCAATATCAACGGCGACACCTTCTCCAGCCCAGACGGCATCCGCATCGACCCCAAGGGCCGTCTATGGGTCCAGACCGATCACAGCGTTCCCGGTTCGTCCGGCGATCCGGCGCGCACGATCGAGGATATCTTTGGCCAGAACGCGATGTTCTACATCGACCAGACCACCAAGAAGTCGTCGCGCTTCCTGGTCGGGCCAAAGGGCTGCGAGATCACCGGCCTTGCCTATACGCCGGACCTCAAGACCTTCTTCGTGAATATCCAGCATCCCACCGGCAACTGGCCGGTGTCGGGTCAGCAGCCGCGCTCCTCGACCATCGTCGTGCGCCGCACCGACAGCCAGCCCGTGGGCAACTAA
- the rpmG gene encoding 50S ribosomal protein L33 produces MAKPATVKIRLVSTADTGFFYVTKKNPRTKTEKFSFRKYDPVVRKHVEFKEAKIK; encoded by the coding sequence ATGGCCAAGCCGGCAACCGTCAAGATTCGTCTCGTCAGCACGGCTGACACTGGCTTCTTCTACGTCACGAAGAAGAACCCGCGCACCAAGACCGAGAAGTTCAGCTTCCGCAAGTACGACCCGGTCGTGCGCAAGCATGTCGAATTCAAGGAAGCCAAGATCAAGTAA
- a CDS encoding TMEM165/GDT1 family protein, which produces MDALLIALLGCLLGEIGDKSQLLVLALATRYNRNGAVIAGIVVAAAANAVISAFAGAWIGPMLGADARLLFMALSVVFLGAGLFWSPSAPDPLAGWPTGAFLTTALGLFILGFGDGPQFLILGVATRTADPMLAGIGGTIGVIAALVPVVLLRDRILAVLPLRAIRWTGGALLLLAGGVMALVATGLV; this is translated from the coding sequence ATGGACGCCCTGCTGATCGCCCTGCTCGGCTGCCTGCTCGGCGAAATCGGCGACAAGAGCCAATTGCTCGTCCTTGCGCTCGCCACCCGCTACAATCGCAACGGCGCGGTCATCGCCGGCATCGTCGTCGCGGCTGCCGCCAACGCCGTCATCTCCGCGTTTGCCGGCGCCTGGATCGGGCCGATGCTCGGCGCGGACGCCCGGCTGCTCTTCATGGCGCTGTCCGTCGTCTTTCTGGGCGCAGGCCTGTTCTGGTCGCCCTCCGCGCCTGATCCGCTCGCCGGCTGGCCGACCGGCGCGTTCCTGACCACCGCGCTCGGCCTCTTCATCCTGGGCTTTGGTGACGGCCCGCAATTCCTGATCCTGGGGGTCGCCACCCGGACCGCCGATCCGATGCTGGCCGGCATCGGCGGCACGATCGGCGTCATTGCCGCGCTGGTCCCGGTCGTGCTGCTGCGCGACCGCATCCTGGCGGTGCTGCCATTGCGGGCGATCCGCTGGACTGGCGGCGCGCTGCTGCTGCTGGCGGGCGGCGTGATGGCGCTGGTTGCGACCGGTCTGGTCTGA
- a CDS encoding Dps family protein, giving the protein MTAPDLKTPTDLKSNATKSVADALNGALADSYALYLKTKNFHWHVSGPHFRDYHLMFDEQATEILGTTDLIAERVRKTGNTSLRSIGDISRHQTIKDNDAEFVSPADMLKELRDDNLSLVETFRAVKAAATEAGDNATEGIVDDWTDQAEQRAWFLFEAARGA; this is encoded by the coding sequence ATGACCGCGCCCGATCTGAAGACCCCGACCGACCTTAAAAGCAATGCGACCAAGTCCGTGGCCGACGCGCTCAACGGCGCGCTGGCGGACAGCTATGCGCTGTATCTCAAGACCAAGAATTTCCACTGGCATGTCTCCGGCCCGCACTTCCGCGACTATCATCTGATGTTCGATGAGCAGGCGACGGAAATCCTGGGCACGACCGACCTGATCGCCGAACGCGTGCGCAAGACCGGCAACACCAGCCTGCGTTCGATCGGCGACATTTCCCGCCACCAGACGATCAAGGACAATGACGCGGAATTTGTCAGCCCCGCCGACATGCTTAAGGAATTGCGCGACGACAATCTGTCGCTGGTCGAAACCTTCCGCGCGGTAAAGGCCGCCGCCACCGAAGCCGGTGACAACGCGACCGAAGGCATTGTCGATGACTGGACCGACCAGGCCGAACAGCGCGCCTGGTTCCTATTCGAAGCGGCCCGCGGCGCCTAA
- a CDS encoding GreA/GreB family elongation factor, with the protein MSVAFRRESDDEHMEPKFELPIPPGPNWVTARGLRLVREQVAALEGVETGGMEEEAAKKHKRELRYWRTRLATAQLQPVAEGDAVAFGTRVTYRLNRQEKTVALVGDDEADPNAGRISFSSPLARAIMDAEVGETVDFAGKSEAVEIMAIAAVGED; encoded by the coding sequence ATGAGCGTCGCCTTTCGTCGCGAGAGCGACGACGAGCATATGGAGCCGAAGTTCGAGCTGCCGATCCCGCCCGGTCCCAATTGGGTGACGGCGCGCGGGCTGCGACTGGTGCGCGAGCAGGTGGCGGCGCTGGAGGGCGTCGAGACTGGCGGGATGGAAGAAGAGGCGGCCAAAAAGCATAAGCGGGAGCTGCGTTATTGGCGCACGCGGCTGGCGACGGCGCAGTTGCAGCCTGTGGCCGAGGGTGATGCGGTCGCATTCGGGACGCGCGTGACCTATCGGCTGAACCGGCAGGAAAAAACGGTGGCGCTGGTCGGCGACGATGAGGCCGATCCCAATGCGGGGCGGATCAGCTTTTCCTCTCCCCTTGCCCGCGCGATCATGGATGCGGAGGTAGGTGAGACGGTTGACTTTGCGGGCAAGAGCGAGGCGGTGGAGATCATGGCTATCGCGGCGGTCGGCGAGGACTGA